CCGTGCGTCCGCCTTCACGAATAGCAAGGCGCAGCCCCTCTTCCATGGCGATCGGAGTGATGAGCTCAACGGTAATCTCAACGTTATCTCCCGGCATAAC
This window of the Candidatus Aquicultor sp. genome carries:
- a CDS encoding elongation factor Tu, which gives rise to VMPGDNVEITVELITPIAMEEGLRLAIREGGRTVGSGRVIKITK